The sequence TATGTAGTAATCGAGTCAATGGTACTATGTTTTAACTACTGTGTAATAAGCGAATGTAATGCAATTGATATTATTATTGGTCTACAAACACATTATATGCTGTATCTctgcatgctgcattcatcAATATTCAGTTTTAAAATAGTGTGACTgattgccaaaaaaaaaaaaatacaaaactattttatatatagaaaaatTCCTCATGTGTATGTTGGTTCACTCTCTGTGCGTAAGAAAAACTCCAAAGGATCCACTAAAACCTCTCTGTTAATTATACACTATTGTTATAATAAGGCATTTTGTATttgataaaatgtttaaaaatgtttaaaaacatacaAGTACAATAATTCAGACTTTTTTCTAGAATAATCTGCGTTAAAAACGCTAAAGTTTGGGTCCTGCCCAATGTAACACAATAATTCTACAATTCAAAATTCTGCTCTACATAATCATAGAAAAGGTGAATAAATAGATATATTACCCAAAGAACTAATTAAAAACTGCACATGTCCAggattatacatttattaacatCTTTTGAAAATTTGGAAAATCAGCGatatactgatatatttcaaaccCACATCCTACATAGGCTTAATTCAAAATtcctgtaagacacacacacacacacacacacacacacacacacacacacacacacgcactctctctctctctctctctgttcactgATATTGCTGCAgattttcattcaaatttaTTCCATTGAATCTCCATATTTTGTGACTCTGGGAGCTGCAGGTGTTAGAGGCTCATCCTCTGAATAAGAAAGAGAAATTGACCTAGTTAGGATTAATGAAAAATGATTACTAGCAAAACAGCAAAtacttttagaaaaaaacaggaatagaAACTCATTAAACATACAAGTTATTTGTGTATTCATGATATGTGATAGtttcacaaaaatatataaccaGGATGTGTAGAGACATGATTTCATCCTGCTGTCGAACCAATTTTGGATTAAAATGCTATGGCATATGAAGTTATTATgaaatacaccttttaaaatagCATCTTGTTCAGAGTTTCAGAGACTGGTTTGTTTAAAGGAACAGATGAAGGGAAAAGATGAAGATTTACCAGGTGGACTGGAATCAGGTACTTCTCCTTTTTCCAATAAAACCCACAGCTCTGTGCACTTTGTCGTCTCCCAACGTGTTACTGTGTAGCTGAACACTGAGGAAGCCACtggcaaaagaaaaagaagttcCAGAAAAAGGACACAGTGAGGTCCAAGAGtctgagacacactgaaacTATTAACTATTTAATATTCAAGATGTTGCACTGTTTCTAGGTCACTATTTGAACTGAAGCAAATTTGTGATATGGATCATGTTATCGCCTGCGGACTTTCTGTTATTCTTATACCTTGTGTTCAGATGACGCACTAgtggatttgatctaaaatggatcCTCAGGTTTTATACAAAGCTGTATGATCTATGCGAGAGCTGGATTACGtactgtcattaaagcaaaaagggCAAATACTAAGATTTGAGAAATTcataaaaaatctttatataaaagATTCTACTTTTTATTCAagttacaaataataatataattaaatagataATATAATAGATTTTTGGACTTTGTTTTATACACATGCTGCTGCAATCAGTCCCTCAGCAATATCATTAATGAGAACAGATTAATACACGTTGATTTCCTTTAAACTACACTTTATACTCAAAAAGCTTACAgttcaaataaatatgaaatttgCACAAAAGGTGACTTTGCATAAATATTGGAACAAGGCATTAACATGGAACCATAACTTACCAATAGATACTAAAAGGTTCCACTGGAGCGGATACTTCAACCTTTTCTGTAGTGCCTGCTGTGCTAAAAACAAGCTTATTGTACCTAGATAACAGACAGAAGCAACATGGGAAAGGGAATACAGCAACAGTCTCCA comes from Tachysurus vachellii isolate PV-2020 chromosome 26, HZAU_Pvac_v1, whole genome shotgun sequence and encodes:
- the tmem141 gene encoding transmembrane protein 141; this encodes MVNLGIRKVDDALVEKHPGLQQYAACQSRAFMKGTGSFMIGTISLFLAQQALQKRLKYPLQWNLLVSIVASSVFSYTVTRWETTKCTELWVLLEKGEVPDSSPPEDEPLTPAAPRVTKYGDSME